A region from the Vigna radiata var. radiata cultivar VC1973A unplaced genomic scaffold, Vradiata_ver6 scaffold_149, whole genome shotgun sequence genome encodes:
- the LOC106780636 gene encoding DNA ligase 1-like isoform X2, producing the protein MLKKTSVSSFILDCEIVAYDRATQKLLSFLTLSTQARKKVEIEDIIVNVCVFAFDLLHLNMAKNFFRKTLESVERFWRRLFPCVGGRRC; encoded by the exons ATGTTGAAGAAAACTAGTGTATCTTCATTTATTCTTGATTGTGAAATTGTCGCATATGATCGTGCAACACAAAAACTTCTTTCTTTCCTG ACCCTCAGTACTCAAGCTCGCAAGAaagtagaaattgaagatataaTTGTTAATGTATGTGTATTTGCTTTTGATTTGTTGCATCTAAATATGGCCAAGAACTTCTTCAGGAAAACCTTGGAGTCCGTAGAGAG gttttggagaagattgttcCCTTGTGTG